TGCCATCGGGTCCGGCTCTCCCGGTGCGCAGAGATCGGCTTCGAGCGTCACGTCCGGCATATAGTCTTGGTCGGCAAGGCCGTCGAAGAAGAAGGACACAGGCACATCCAGCGTCGCCCCGAACTGCCACAGGCGGGATGCGGATACCCTGTTGGCTCCCTTCTCGTACTTCTGGATCTGCTGGAACGTGAGCCCAACAGCCTGCCCCAACGCGGTCTGGGTCATGCCCAGAAGCGTGCGACGCAGCCGGATGCGGCTTCCAACATATTGGTCTACCGCTGCGGTCGCTACAACTTCGTCTTTAGCTTGGGCTCCATTCCTTCGACGCGCCATGCCACCCAACCTATCCGTCTGCGTGAGCAAATTAAATCATTATACAACCATCATGCCCGCACATCCAAATGTACTTTCACGGACCTGGGTCGGGCACAGTGGGCAAGGAGTGCTTGTTGGCATGTCCCCAAGGTCAGCGGGACAGCCAAGGTTGTGAACACTGTGTCCGCTGCCATTCACTTGAACGGGTTGTCGACCGTATCCGTTGGCTTCGGCGGAGGGATCTGGTCGGGAAGGTCAGTTTCGGTCTCCAGGGATTTCACGACGGCAGCCAGCAGGTCACGCAGCTTGCGGGCATGTTCCAGTCCTTGCTTATCCCTGGTCAGATCGATTGACCCATAGAGCGCCACCCGGTCGGTGCCGTTCTCGACCTGGAGTTCACCGATCTGCATGGCTCCGGCGTCGTCGGCATACGGCTTGATCATCGCATCAACTCCTTCAGGAACTTCAGCACGTCGCGTTCAGAGAAACCGGGCTCATCCTTCTTCCGTCCCCGCCCCGAGGCCTGAGGTTCCGGCAGAGCCAGTACCGTGGACTTGGCCGTGGCCGGGATGCCTGGAAAGACCGAGATGCCGGTGACCTCCTCCAGCTGTGCAATGGGGATGCGCTGGTAATCGTTCCCTGGCGCGTTGGGCACGAGATAGGCGGCGGCCTCACGGCGACGCGGATCGTAGATGGCCTTGAAGACGTGGGTCGGCACGAGAACCCGGCCGCCGATACGCTGGAGGTTGGCGCCCTGGAAGACGGGACCAGTCACGACATAGACCTCGCCGCGGGTGTTGGCGAGATGGCGGGTCGCCCCTTCGATGGCACTCCAGATCCCACGGTTGCTCTCACCGACCTGGGGGATCATGTTGGCCAGAGAAAAGCTCTCCTGCTGGGCCTTCGGCGTTGGCATGTCGCCGTTCGGCGCCATGTGGCCGCGGTCGAAGCCAGAGCGCTTGAAGTCGGCCAATTCGGAGCGCTCGTCCGGCGGCAAGGCCGTTTCGGCGTGGAAGGCGCTCGCCTCCGGACGCTCGAGGCCCTTGGCGGCCGCAACGCTGTCGCGGGTCAGGTGCTCAACAGCATAAAGAGGAGTCCGTGTCACACCGGAATGAAGAACGGCGAAGGCTGAGTAGCAAAGCTCCCGCGTCTTCGCAGCCAGCTTCTGATTGATCAGGTCCGGCGCTACGGCCGCAGCATAATGATCAGGGCAAGCAGTCGATGCGGCGTCAGCGGGAGCAGAAAGGGCGAACAGGACGAGAGCCGGAAGCGAGCAGGCGCCCCCCCATCGGGCAACGACATATAGTCCGCGAAGCATGGTGTCTCCCATTCCCAGAAGTGGCCGAAGCTACGACAGCTTGCAGTGCACTGTCAGCCGTTGTGCACTTCCAACAGGAGCAGCCGCTTGTCGAAATCGATGACCCGAGGTTCGTGGCAATCGTACTCCTGCACGCCTCCGAATCGGAGAATCTCGACCCGAATAGGCAGGTAGCTGCGGGGCGTAGAGGCGGCCGTCAGGTCGGGCGGCGTCTGGGCGGCGACGTCCACCAGGAGCGGCAGCAGGTCTTTGGCGACGGCCTTCGACCACACCGGCCGGTTCCTCCGGTACCAGTCGAGCAAGGACCGCGCCTCGTCCGTTCCCAGGGCGAAACGGCGCGTTCCGTCCGCGTCCAACCCAACCGGCCGACCGCTGACCAGATCGGCCAGCAGACTGTCCAGCGAATGGAGATGCAGGCTGCGGACGTCTGCGGTAGCCAGCATGAAAATCTTCCAGTTCGGCAATGATCGGACGAAAGTTAGCGTGGCCTTGACCATTTACGCAACCGGGGAGAGATGGACTTCACGAACCCGCGCGCCGCACGGAATGGTCCGACGCCGGGATTGACCGTGACGGGTCGAACACCCGACACTGTGACCATAACTCCCCCCTTCCGGCTATTCAGATCGCCATTTTCCATGCCGACCTTCGTCCGACGTTCACCGAGGCAATGTCCTGTCCTCGTGACGCGCCGCCTCCGGCAGGTTCTGCCCGCATCCGAAGACGGCCAGCCGCGCGAGGGGGTGTTCGCGGACTTCCTGGACAACCGCCTCGTCGTGCTGCTGGGCGAGCCGGGGCTCGGCAAGACCACCGAGTTCAAACGGGCCGCGGCGGGTGAGGCGGATGCGGAGGTGATGCCGGTCGGCCGCTTCCTGAGCCGGCCGGCATCGGCGATGCAGGGCCGAACGCTGTACCTGGACGGTCTTGACGAGCACCGGGCGCGCACCGGCGGCGGGCGCAGCGTGATGGATCACATCCTCGGCAAGCTGGAGGAACTCGGCAGCCCGAAGGTCCGGCTGTCCTGTCGCACCGCCGACTGGTACGGCGGCAGCGATACCCGCATGCTGTCGCAGCTCGGCAGGGAGCCGGTGGTCCTGGAGCTGCTGCCGCTCAGGTTCGAGGATGCCGTCGTCATCGCGGCAGCGCGGTTGGACGACGCCGGGGCCAGGGCTTTCATCGCCGGAGCCAGGGCGCGCAACCTGGACCCCTGGCTGCTCAATCCCGAACTGCTCGGCCTGTTGCTGGAGGCCCATGTCGGT
The Azospirillum sp. TSA2s DNA segment above includes these coding regions:
- a CDS encoding DNA/RNA non-specific endonuclease — protein: MLRGLYVVARWGGACSLPALVLFALSAPADAASTACPDHYAAAVAPDLINQKLAAKTRELCYSAFAVLHSGVTRTPLYAVEHLTRDSVAAAKGLERPEASAFHAETALPPDERSELADFKRSGFDRGHMAPNGDMPTPKAQQESFSLANMIPQVGESNRGIWSAIEGATRHLANTRGEVYVVTGPVFQGANLQRIGGRVLVPTHVFKAIYDPRRREAAAYLVPNAPGNDYQRIPIAQLEEVTGISVFPGIPATAKSTVLALPEPQASGRGRKKDEPGFSERDVLKFLKELMR
- a CDS encoding helix-turn-helix domain-containing protein, producing the protein MARRRNGAQAKDEVVATAAVDQYVGSRIRLRRTLLGMTQTALGQAVGLTFQQIQKYEKGANRVSASRLWQFGATLDVPVSFFFDGLADQDYMPDVTLEADLCAPGEPDPMARRETLELVRAYYRIEDRALRRRLLDLIRAVAAADVPADAFLAATDA